One Pseudomonas abieticivorans genomic region harbors:
- the glcF gene encoding glycolate oxidase subunit GlcF: protein MQTHLSEQARQLPRALEAETVLRACVHCGFCNATCPTYQLLGDELDGPRGRIYLMKEMLEGAPITAATQTHLDRCLSCRNCESTCPSGVEYHTLLDIGRDFIEQQVPRTLGNRLLRSGLRAVVPHPALFKALTRTGQLFRPLLPGSLQAKLPRQARPAGIRPSTKHARRMLILEGCVQPGFSPNTNAATARVLDRLGISLIPVAQAGCCGAVDFHMNAQARGLDRARRNIDAWWPAIEGGAQAIVQTASGCGAFVKEYGVMLKHDPRYAAKAQRISALALDLVEVLRAEPLANLHVHSDLRLAFHCPCTLQHAQKLGGAVEALLTTLGLNLTAVPDGHLCCGSAGTYSLTQPVLSRQLRDNKLNALESGQPQVIVTANIGCQTHLDGAGRTPVRHWIEIIDEALASAKEQPHAQS from the coding sequence ATGCAAACCCACCTCAGCGAACAGGCCCGCCAACTACCCCGTGCCCTCGAAGCCGAAACGGTGCTGCGCGCCTGCGTGCACTGCGGCTTCTGCAACGCCACCTGCCCCACCTACCAACTGCTGGGCGATGAACTGGACGGCCCACGCGGGCGTATCTACCTGATGAAGGAAATGCTCGAAGGCGCGCCCATCACTGCCGCCACGCAAACCCACCTGGACCGCTGCCTGAGTTGCCGCAATTGCGAAAGCACCTGCCCCTCGGGGGTCGAGTACCACACGCTGCTGGACATCGGCCGCGACTTCATCGAGCAACAGGTGCCGCGCACCCTGGGCAACCGCCTACTGCGCAGTGGCTTGCGCGCCGTGGTGCCACACCCGGCGCTGTTCAAGGCCTTGACCCGCACCGGCCAGTTGTTCCGGCCGCTGCTGCCGGGCAGCCTGCAAGCCAAGCTGCCGCGCCAGGCGCGGCCAGCCGGTATTCGCCCGAGCACGAAACATGCGCGGCGCATGCTGATCCTGGAAGGCTGCGTGCAGCCGGGCTTTTCCCCCAACACGAACGCCGCCACCGCCCGCGTGCTGGACCGCCTGGGCATCAGCCTGATCCCGGTGGCGCAAGCTGGCTGTTGCGGCGCGGTCGACTTTCACATGAACGCCCAGGCCCGAGGCCTCGACCGGGCGCGGCGCAACATCGACGCCTGGTGGCCGGCCATCGAAGGCGGCGCCCAGGCCATTGTGCAAACCGCCAGTGGCTGCGGTGCCTTTGTCAAAGAATACGGGGTGATGCTCAAGCACGACCCGCGCTACGCAGCCAAGGCGCAGCGCATCAGCGCTTTGGCCCTGGACCTGGTGGAAGTCCTGCGCGCCGAGCCACTGGCGAATTTGCACGTGCACAGCGACCTGCGCCTGGCGTTCCATTGCCCGTGCACCCTGCAACACGCGCAAAAACTCGGTGGCGCCGTGGAAGCGCTGCTGACAACGCTGGGCTTGAACCTGACCGCCGTGCCCGACGGTCACTTGTGCTGCGGCTCGGCCGGCACCTACTCACTGACCCAGCCTGTGCTGTCGCGGCAACTGCGCGACAACAAGCTCAACGCCCTGGAAAGTGGCCAGCCGCAAGTGATCGTCACCGCTAACATCGGCTGCCAAACCCACCTGGACGGCGCCGGGCGCACGCCCGTGCGCCACTGGATCGAAATCATCGACGAGGCCCTGGCCTCAGCCAAGGAGCAACCCCATGCGCAGTCGTAA
- a CDS encoding heme-binding protein produces MRSRNILGLAELELILAATRTQAEQQGWAVSISVVDEGGHPLALLRLDGASPISAYIAGEKARTAALGRRESKGYEDMVNGGRTAFLSAPLLTSLEGGVPIVVGGEVIGAVGVSGVKAEQDAQVARAGVGAVVAG; encoded by the coding sequence ATGCGCAGTCGTAATATTCTCGGCCTGGCCGAACTCGAACTCATCCTGGCGGCCACCCGTACGCAGGCCGAGCAACAGGGCTGGGCGGTGTCCATCAGCGTGGTCGACGAAGGCGGCCACCCTTTGGCCCTGCTCCGATTGGACGGAGCCTCGCCCATCAGCGCCTACATCGCCGGCGAGAAAGCCCGTACCGCGGCCTTGGGCCGGCGTGAAAGCAAAGGCTATGAAGACATGGTCAACGGCGGGCGCACGGCTTTTTTGAGCGCGCCTCTGTTGACCTCCTTGGAAGGCGGCGTGCCCATCGTGGTAGGGGGCGAAGTGATTGGCGCGGTGGGGGTGTCGGGGGTCAAGGCCGAGCAGGATGCGCAGGTGGCGCGGGCGGGGGTTGGGGCGGTGGTTGCGGGGTGA
- a CDS encoding DHA2 family efflux MFS transporter permease subunit — MSNSATVTSPAAPTVLFKHPRQRFWLMASLLVAMVLAALDQSIVATALPSIASEMKGIEGMSWVVTLFMLTSTISAPLYGKLSDLYGQRPLFLLSIGVFVAASLLCGLATSMGQLIAFRGLQGLGAGGLMTLSQTVIGGVVEPAKRGRYQSLFSGAFAVSAAAGPLLGGFITSHFSWRWIFLINIPLGILATTGLLLTLPSLARKAKVVIDYRGALVLCVATSALLLLTHSFSLGQGAGLLSSLLLGLVAFVGFGLLYRIERKAPEPIIDLVLFANRRYAVAISATAAMAFAMMGSLVFMPLYFQAVLHQTPTESGFMTLPQVAMMLVSSLGGGAISARKQNFVGLLLVGVALECLGLLLLLVFAHLQMPAPYFFMTMALLGAGMGIGMPNATVIVQNAVPLSVLGAATASMSFCRSLGGALGVAVSGGIMSYTLGHELEQLPEALRSLNLIEGLATATVSPGDLARLSGLYRVAIGNSLFAGALVMGVALVLVFVLMRGERSGVSVP; from the coding sequence ATGTCTAACTCCGCTACAGTCACGAGCCCGGCTGCGCCCACCGTGCTGTTCAAACATCCGCGCCAGCGCTTCTGGCTGATGGCGTCTTTGCTGGTGGCCATGGTGCTCGCCGCCTTGGACCAAAGCATCGTGGCCACGGCGTTGCCATCGATTGCCAGCGAGATGAAGGGCATCGAGGGCATGAGTTGGGTGGTCACCCTGTTCATGTTGACCTCCACCATCAGCGCGCCGCTGTACGGCAAGCTGTCGGACCTGTACGGGCAACGGCCGCTGTTTCTGCTGAGCATCGGCGTATTCGTCGCCGCTTCGTTGCTGTGCGGGCTGGCCACCAGCATGGGCCAGTTGATTGCCTTTCGCGGGCTGCAGGGGCTGGGGGCCGGTGGCCTGATGACCCTGTCGCAAACGGTGATCGGCGGCGTGGTGGAGCCTGCCAAGCGCGGCCGTTACCAAAGTCTGTTCTCGGGAGCGTTCGCGGTCAGCGCGGCGGCGGGGCCGTTGCTGGGGGGCTTCATCACCTCGCATTTCAGTTGGCGCTGGATCTTCCTGATCAATATTCCGCTGGGCATCCTGGCCACCACCGGGTTGCTGCTGACCCTGCCAAGCCTTGCGCGCAAGGCGAAGGTGGTCATCGATTACCGTGGCGCCCTGGTGTTGTGCGTGGCCACCTCGGCGCTGTTGCTGCTCACCCATTCGTTCTCGTTGGGGCAGGGCGCAGGGCTGTTGAGTAGCCTGTTGTTGGGGCTGGTCGCGTTTGTCGGCTTTGGGCTGTTGTACCGCATCGAACGCAAGGCACCGGAGCCGATCATCGACCTGGTGCTGTTTGCCAACCGGCGTTATGCGGTCGCCATCAGCGCGACCGCGGCCATGGCCTTTGCCATGATGGGTTCGCTGGTGTTCATGCCGTTGTACTTCCAGGCGGTGTTGCACCAAACCCCCACCGAGTCCGGGTTCATGACCTTGCCCCAGGTGGCGATGATGCTGGTCAGCTCGTTAGGGGGCGGCGCGATCTCGGCGCGCAAGCAGAACTTCGTGGGTTTGCTGTTGGTGGGCGTGGCGCTGGAGTGCCTGGGGTTGTTGCTGCTGTTGGTGTTCGCCCACTTGCAGATGCCGGCGCCGTACTTTTTCATGACCATGGCGTTGCTGGGGGCCGGCATGGGCATCGGCATGCCCAATGCCACAGTGATCGTGCAGAACGCCGTGCCCTTATCGGTGTTGGGCGCGGCAACGGCCAGCATGTCGTTCTGCCGGTCGCTGGGTGGCGCGCTGGGCGTGGCGGTGTCGGGTGGCATCATGAGCTACACCTTGGGCCACGAGCTTGAGCAGTTGCCTGAGGCGTTGCGGTCGCTGAACCTGATCGAAGGGTTGGCCACAGCCACGGTTTCGCCGGGTGATCTGGCGCGCTTGAGCGGGCTGTATCGCGTGGCGATTGGCAATAGTTTGTTTGCCGGGGCGTTGGTGATGGGGGTGGCATTGGTGTTGGTGTTTGTGTTGATGCGGGGGGAGCGCAGTGGGGTATCTGTGCCGTAA
- a CDS encoding COG4705 family protein: MKPLTRDHWLNKVPQVTLAFWIIKILSTTVGETGADFLAVDAGLGQSVTTLGMAVLLGLALFGQLRTKAYSPWIYWLTVVLVSIVGTQITDVLTDGLGVSLYVSTAVFATLLAINFMIWYAVERNLSIEEIVTPRREAFYWLTVLLTFALGTAAGDLATEALGLGFTLGAVIFGALIGLAFAAWRLGANPVLTFWVGYILTRPFGASLGDLLTQAKTYGGLGMGAAWTSALFLNVIVMLVAVAQFSVGQRKTIVL, from the coding sequence ATGAAACCCCTGACACGCGACCACTGGTTGAACAAAGTTCCGCAGGTAACACTGGCGTTCTGGATCATCAAGATTTTATCCACGACGGTAGGCGAAACCGGCGCGGACTTCCTGGCCGTCGACGCCGGCCTCGGGCAGAGCGTGACCACGCTCGGCATGGCCGTGCTGCTGGGGCTGGCGCTGTTCGGCCAATTGCGCACGAAGGCCTATAGCCCTTGGATCTACTGGCTGACCGTGGTGCTGGTGAGCATTGTCGGCACACAGATCACCGACGTGCTCACTGACGGGCTGGGCGTCAGCCTGTATGTGAGCACAGCGGTCTTTGCCACGTTACTGGCGATCAATTTCATGATTTGGTATGCGGTGGAACGCAACCTGTCCATCGAGGAAATCGTCACCCCCCGCCGCGAAGCCTTCTACTGGCTAACCGTGCTGTTGACCTTCGCCCTGGGCACCGCCGCTGGCGACCTTGCCACCGAGGCGCTGGGCCTGGGCTTTACCCTGGGGGCCGTGATCTTCGGCGCCTTGATCGGCCTCGCATTTGCTGCCTGGCGCCTGGGGGCCAACCCCGTGCTGACCTTCTGGGTCGGCTACATCCTGACCCGCCCTTTCGGCGCCTCCCTGGGTGACCTGTTGACCCAGGCCAAGACCTACGGTGGCCTGGGCATGGGCGCGGCATGGACCAGCGCGCTGTTCCTCAACGTCATCGTGATGCTGGTCGCCGTCGCGCAGTTCAGCGTGGGCCAACGCAAAACCATCGTTCTATAA
- a CDS encoding response regulator, with the protein MRVLLIEDDSMIGEAIEGALNDAGYAVDWVRDGLSALATLQAQHYDLLLLDLGLPGKDGLQVLDSIRASHNPVPLLIITARDSLDDRLRGLDGGADDYLLKPFELAELLARMRAVLRRKGGSALPLLSNGAVSLDPITKEASTPAGAPVLLSNREFSLLQALLIRPGAILSRSDLEDRIYGWGNEVESNAVEFLIHALRRKLGSEVIKNVRGLGWMVSKGT; encoded by the coding sequence ATGCGAGTACTGTTGATCGAAGACGACAGCATGATCGGTGAGGCGATCGAAGGCGCGCTGAATGACGCCGGCTATGCCGTCGACTGGGTCCGGGACGGCCTGAGTGCGCTGGCCACCCTTCAGGCGCAGCACTACGACCTGCTGTTGCTCGACCTTGGCCTGCCCGGCAAGGATGGCTTGCAGGTACTGGACAGCATTCGCGCCAGCCACAACCCAGTGCCGCTGCTGATCATCACCGCCCGCGACAGCCTGGACGACCGCCTGCGTGGCCTGGACGGTGGCGCCGACGACTACCTGCTCAAACCCTTCGAGCTGGCCGAGTTGCTGGCGCGCATGCGCGCCGTGCTGCGGCGCAAGGGCGGCAGCGCCCTGCCGTTGCTGAGCAACGGTGCCGTGTCGCTGGACCCCATCACCAAAGAGGCCAGCACCCCAGCGGGTGCGCCGGTGCTGTTGTCCAACCGGGAGTTCAGCTTGTTGCAGGCATTGTTGATCAGGCCAGGGGCGATACTTTCGCGCAGCGACCTTGAAGACCGCATTTATGGCTGGGGCAATGAAGTGGAAAGCAACGCGGTGGAGTTTCTGATCCATGCCCTGCGGCGCAAACTGGGCAGCGAGGTGATCAAGAATGTCAGGGGGCTGGGATGGATGGTTTCAAAAGGCACTTGA
- a CDS encoding sensor histidine kinase yields MDGFKRHLKDSLQVRLSVSLSLAIVLVAVLAGVFAFVSALDEAHELQDNTLRQVAVLFERQQMTLAYPRNLPPIANDDEESRVVVQYLADGNQAIGGDDNAMPLPLATTLGDGLHSLLVAGEPFRVLVRTIAGGKRIAVAQETGGRDKQARQSALRSLLPFLVLFPVLLLVVSDLVRKLLRPIAERAAEIDQRDEQALHPIDERHLPSEIRPFVVAINRLLARVEQAMETQRRFVADAAHELRSPLTALSLQAERLAAAPMSPVAHERLLPLRRGIERGRKLIDQLLSLARAQATAPAPGAGVCVHAVFRRVLEDLLPLAEAKAIDIGVDGQVDVQVPFSELDLYTLLRNLVDNAIRYTPHGGRVDLCVRIEPKCVVLQVIDTGPGIAAADKARVFDPFYRTLGADDVGSGLGLSIVKTIAERYGASLSLDDGDPQSHRGLSVCVRLARG; encoded by the coding sequence ATGGATGGTTTCAAAAGGCACTTGAAAGACTCGCTTCAGGTCAGGTTGTCCGTATCGCTGTCGCTGGCCATTGTGCTGGTCGCAGTGCTCGCCGGCGTCTTTGCCTTTGTTTCGGCACTCGATGAAGCACACGAACTGCAGGACAACACCCTGCGCCAGGTCGCCGTGCTGTTCGAGCGCCAACAGATGACCCTGGCCTACCCACGCAACCTCCCCCCCATTGCAAACGATGATGAAGAATCCAGGGTGGTGGTGCAGTACCTTGCAGACGGCAACCAGGCGATTGGCGGCGACGATAACGCGATGCCCCTGCCGCTGGCCACCACCTTGGGGGATGGCCTGCACTCGCTGTTGGTGGCTGGCGAGCCGTTTCGCGTGCTGGTGCGCACCATCGCCGGCGGCAAGCGCATTGCCGTGGCCCAGGAAACCGGCGGGCGCGACAAACAGGCCCGGCAAAGCGCCCTGCGCAGCTTGCTGCCCTTCCTGGTGCTGTTCCCCGTGCTGTTGTTGGTGGTGAGCGACCTGGTGCGCAAGCTGTTGCGCCCCATCGCCGAACGGGCAGCGGAAATCGACCAGCGTGACGAGCAAGCCCTGCACCCCATCGATGAGCGCCACCTGCCCAGTGAAATTCGCCCGTTCGTGGTGGCCATCAATCGCCTGCTCGCGCGCGTGGAGCAGGCCATGGAAACCCAGCGGCGTTTCGTCGCCGACGCCGCCCATGAGTTGCGCTCGCCCCTGACCGCGCTGTCGCTGCAAGCCGAACGCCTGGCTGCAGCGCCGATGTCACCCGTGGCCCATGAACGCCTGTTGCCCTTGCGCCGGGGCATCGAGCGCGGTCGCAAGCTGATCGACCAACTGTTGAGCCTGGCGCGGGCGCAGGCCACTGCACCCGCGCCAGGCGCTGGCGTGTGCGTTCACGCGGTGTTTCGTCGAGTGTTGGAAGACCTGTTGCCGCTGGCCGAGGCCAAGGCCATCGATATCGGCGTGGATGGCCAAGTGGACGTGCAGGTGCCATTCAGCGAGCTCGACCTGTACACACTGCTGCGCAACCTGGTCGACAACGCCATCCGCTACACCCCTCACGGGGGCCGGGTCGACCTGTGCGTGCGGATCGAACCTAAGTGCGTTGTGCTGCAGGTCATCGACACCGGGCCGGGCATCGCTGCCGCAGACAAAGCGCGGGTGTTCGACCCCTTTTATCGCACCCTGGGCGCTGACGACGTGGGCTCGGGCCTGGGGCTGTCCATCGTCAAGACGATTGCCGAGCGCTACGGCGCCAGCCTCAGCCTGGACGACGGCGACCCGCAAAGCCACCGGGGCCTGAGCGTGTGTGTTCGGTTGGCGCGCGGCTGA
- a CDS encoding GNAT family N-acetyltransferase, translating into MPSITRLPTTPPESLKSQILQMVVDYLTDISAVALTPSNPLYNLYQYAVGFEVHLYLEAMKGGQGVEVELIVALDDEDPAIVAGFLLYLPTQGDPEACAVAYLAVANAYRRQGVARAMLAQMTQRYPHAELGCVVARVPYFEALGFQVLGARGPQVLMNTRDHGSDGLTAVLDTAPIYSSVEVRQIHAYLLKQHGKRAMTDAEKQRDRQLDQLSRQAQAFAWERLQSPPAP; encoded by the coding sequence ATGCCCAGTATCACCCGCCTGCCCACCACGCCCCCCGAATCGCTCAAGAGCCAGATCCTGCAAATGGTGGTCGACTACCTGACCGACATCAGCGCGGTGGCCCTGACCCCGAGCAACCCGCTGTACAACCTGTACCAGTACGCGGTGGGCTTTGAGGTGCACCTGTACCTGGAGGCCATGAAGGGCGGCCAGGGCGTGGAAGTGGAACTGATCGTGGCGTTGGACGACGAAGACCCAGCCATCGTCGCAGGCTTCCTGTTATACCTGCCCACCCAGGGTGATCCCGAGGCGTGCGCGGTGGCCTACCTGGCCGTTGCCAACGCCTACCGACGCCAAGGCGTGGCGCGGGCGATGCTCGCGCAGATGACCCAGCGTTACCCTCATGCCGAACTCGGTTGCGTGGTGGCCAGGGTGCCGTATTTCGAGGCACTGGGCTTTCAAGTGCTCGGCGCACGTGGGCCGCAGGTGTTGATGAACACCCGCGACCACGGCAGTGACGGCCTGACCGCCGTGCTGGATACCGCGCCCATCTACAGCTCGGTGGAGGTGCGGCAGATTCATGCCTACCTACTCAAGCAGCATGGCAAGCGCGCGATGACGGATGCCGAAAAACAGCGTGACCGGCAACTGGACCAACTGAGCCGCCAGGCGCAGGCGTTTGCGTGGGAGCGCTTGCAGTCGCCGCCCGCCCCCTGA
- a CDS encoding LLM class flavin-dependent oxidoreductase, translated as MNNKQMNLGAFLMGSGHHVAAWRHPRAWAGGGLDFQHFKRLAQTAERGKFDAIFFADNLALMGSPELGQYTTAGDVYDPLVLLSGLAAVTERIGLVSTVSTSYNAPYLLARKFASLDHLSGGRSGWNLVTSATDLEALNFGREQHFEHGDRYQLAEEFIDVVTGLWDSFEDDAFLHDKASGVYFQPDKLHVLGHQGEHYRVRGPLNIPRTPQGHPVLIQAGSSEPGKALAARTAEVIFTAQQTLGNAQAFYADVKGRLAAYGRQPQDLKIMPGISPVIGRTQAEAEDKYAQLQDLLDPRVGLGLLAGMAGGFDLSGYDLDGPLPELPVSNAMQSRQALFIDLARRENLSIRQLYLKVAGARGHHTVIGTPHTVADTLEQWFVGQGGDGFNIMPPFLPEGLDDFVDGVVPILQQRGLFRRDYQGSTLREHLGLARPISRYAREQDANCA; from the coding sequence ATGAACAACAAGCAGATGAACCTTGGGGCATTCCTCATGGGCAGCGGCCACCACGTGGCCGCCTGGCGCCACCCACGGGCCTGGGCCGGCGGTGGGCTGGACTTCCAGCACTTCAAGCGACTGGCCCAGACCGCCGAGCGCGGCAAGTTCGACGCGATCTTTTTTGCCGACAACCTGGCCCTGATGGGCTCGCCGGAGTTAGGCCAGTACACCACGGCGGGCGACGTGTACGACCCCCTGGTGCTGCTGTCGGGGCTGGCGGCGGTGACCGAGCGCATTGGCCTGGTGTCCACGGTGTCCACCAGTTACAACGCGCCGTACCTGCTGGCGCGCAAGTTTGCCTCCCTGGACCACTTGAGCGGCGGGCGCAGTGGCTGGAACCTGGTGACGTCGGCCACTGACCTTGAGGCGCTGAATTTTGGTCGTGAGCAGCATTTCGAGCACGGCGACCGCTACCAGCTCGCCGAAGAATTCATCGACGTGGTCACGGGCCTGTGGGACAGCTTCGAAGATGATGCCTTCTTGCACGACAAGGCCAGCGGCGTGTACTTCCAGCCCGACAAGTTGCATGTGCTGGGCCACCAGGGCGAGCACTACCGGGTGCGCGGGCCGCTGAACATCCCGCGCACGCCTCAGGGCCATCCGGTGCTGATCCAGGCAGGCTCCTCGGAGCCTGGCAAGGCGTTGGCGGCGCGCACCGCCGAGGTGATTTTTACCGCGCAGCAAACCCTGGGCAATGCCCAGGCGTTTTACGCCGATGTGAAAGGGCGGCTGGCAGCCTACGGTCGCCAGCCACAGGACCTGAAAATCATGCCGGGGATCTCGCCGGTGATCGGCCGCACCCAGGCCGAAGCCGAGGACAAGTACGCGCAGTTGCAAGACCTGCTCGACCCGCGTGTGGGGCTGGGCCTGCTGGCGGGCATGGCCGGTGGTTTCGACCTGTCCGGTTACGACCTGGATGGGCCGCTGCCGGAGTTGCCGGTGAGCAACGCCATGCAAAGCCGCCAGGCCTTGTTCATTGACCTGGCGCGGCGGGAAAACCTCAGCATCCGCCAGCTGTACCTGAAGGTGGCCGGGGCCCGTGGGCACCATACGGTGATCGGCACCCCGCACACCGTGGCCGACACCCTGGAGCAATGGTTCGTGGGGCAGGGGGGTGATGGCTTCAATATCATGCCGCCGTTTTTGCCTGAAGGCCTGGATGACTTTGTCGACGGCGTGGTGCCGATCCTCCAGCAGCGCGGCCTGTTCCGCCGGGACTACCAGGGCAGCACCCTGCGCGAGCACCTGGGGCTGGCGCGGCCGATCAGTCGTTATGCACGCGAGCAGGACGCGAACTGCGCCTGA
- a CDS encoding TonB-dependent receptor, producing MLLRYSATTAHRLKPLSLSLALAMPGVLLATPGHAADETAAAHVEPAADSTGPRLEPVTVTARRRAEASQEVPTPITTLSGANLETQRIYKIQDLQQALPSVNVAYVHARVSSFAVRGIGNNPASDGLEGSAGIYLDNVYLGRPGMAAFDMLDVDQIELLRGPQGTLFGKNTTAGVLNITTRGPTFTPERSLEVSGGQDGYFQGKGTVSGPLTETLAGRLSFYRTRDDGYLDNKHDNRTLLGGEREGLRGQLLFKPNDDFSLRWINEYNTENSSSGSSVVYGAGPLFWQRASLVGANPSIGHSNIDGRQNVSVHQNASSVEANWNLAGGYTLTSISAYRYWHFNPANDADQLDVPVISDYGYEVHDRQFSQEIRLASPKGEFFDYVVGAYAFKQNLGNRIFTDFGPLADLNLIGANLNVLNNINSKVNGKVDTESYALFAQGTWHLTDRLDFSAGMRGTYEEKDANVQRFAPTGGGTAVVIPGVVDGNAIRAGQVGAYDTGDLHLHNAAPSFLASLSYQFTDDVLGYTSLSHGEKSGGVNLAVGSAPSAGAESLLVGPERANDAELGVKSQLFDHRLQLNANVFWTGVNGYQATTYYQPPGMLTGYQLLTNAGTVRSRGVEFEATAVPVRGLTLNVNGSFNDVTYLSFKDAPCPAESTGAATCDLSGQRVAGSSRWIGNVNGEYKWPRSNGIEPYATASYAYRSGSEGTLDNSELAKIDGYGLANFSVGARMGYGDGLVDASLWVKNAFDREYYLAVGTGSNGLYTASPGQPRTAGITLRYDF from the coding sequence ATGCTGTTACGTTACTCGGCCACCACGGCCCACCGCCTCAAACCGCTGAGCTTGTCCCTTGCGCTGGCAATGCCCGGGGTGCTGTTGGCCACCCCAGGGCACGCTGCCGACGAGACCGCCGCCGCTCACGTCGAGCCTGCGGCCGACTCGACAGGCCCGCGGCTGGAACCAGTGACGGTCACCGCCCGGCGCCGCGCCGAAGCGTCCCAGGAAGTGCCCACGCCGATCACCACGTTGAGCGGTGCCAACCTTGAAACCCAGCGCATCTACAAGATCCAGGACTTGCAGCAAGCGCTGCCCAGCGTCAACGTGGCGTACGTGCATGCCCGGGTGTCGAGTTTCGCGGTGCGTGGCATTGGCAACAATCCGGCCAGCGATGGCCTGGAAGGCAGCGCCGGCATTTACCTGGACAACGTCTACCTGGGCCGCCCTGGCATGGCTGCCTTCGACATGCTTGACGTCGATCAGATCGAACTGCTGCGCGGGCCGCAAGGCACGCTGTTTGGCAAGAACACCACCGCCGGCGTGCTGAACATCACCACCCGCGGGCCCACCTTCACCCCGGAGCGCAGCCTGGAAGTGTCGGGCGGGCAGGACGGTTACTTCCAGGGCAAGGGCACCGTGTCGGGCCCGTTGACCGAGACCCTGGCCGGGCGCCTGTCGTTCTACCGCACCCGCGACGATGGCTACCTGGACAACAAGCACGACAACCGCACCCTGCTTGGCGGTGAGCGCGAGGGCTTGCGTGGGCAGTTGCTGTTCAAGCCCAACGATGACTTCAGCCTGCGCTGGATCAACGAATACAACACCGAGAACTCCAGCAGCGGCAGCAGCGTGGTCTATGGCGCAGGGCCGCTGTTTTGGCAGCGCGCGAGCCTGGTGGGCGCCAACCCGAGCATCGGCCATAGCAACATCGACGGCCGGCAGAATGTCAGCGTGCACCAGAACGCCAGTTCCGTGGAAGCCAACTGGAACCTGGCAGGCGGCTACACGCTGACCTCCATCAGCGCCTACCGCTACTGGCACTTCAACCCGGCCAACGACGCCGATCAGTTGGACGTGCCGGTGATCAGCGACTACGGCTACGAGGTGCACGACCGCCAGTTTTCCCAGGAAATACGCCTGGCTTCGCCCAAGGGTGAGTTCTTCGACTACGTGGTGGGCGCCTACGCCTTCAAGCAAAACCTGGGTAACCGCATCTTCACCGACTTCGGCCCCCTGGCGGATTTGAACCTGATCGGCGCCAACCTCAATGTGCTGAACAACATCAACAGCAAGGTCAACGGCAAGGTCGATACCGAAAGCTATGCACTGTTCGCCCAGGGCACCTGGCACCTGACCGATCGCCTGGACTTCAGCGCGGGCATGCGCGGCACCTACGAAGAAAAAGACGCCAACGTGCAACGCTTCGCCCCCACCGGCGGCGGCACGGCAGTGGTGATCCCCGGCGTGGTGGATGGCAACGCCATACGCGCAGGCCAAGTGGGCGCCTACGACACTGGCGATTTGCACCTGCACAACGCCGCGCCGTCGTTCCTGGCAAGCTTGAGCTATCAATTTACCGATGACGTGTTGGGCTATACCTCGCTGTCCCACGGCGAGAAATCCGGCGGGGTGAATTTGGCGGTAGGGTCTGCACCCAGTGCCGGGGCCGAGTCCTTGCTGGTGGGGCCGGAGCGGGCCAATGATGCGGAACTGGGGGTCAAGAGCCAGTTGTTCGACCATCGCCTACAGCTTAACGCCAACGTGTTCTGGACCGGCGTGAACGGCTACCAGGCCACCACCTACTACCAGCCGCCGGGCATGCTGACCGGCTACCAGTTGCTGACCAACGCCGGCACCGTGCGTTCGCGCGGCGTCGAGTTCGAGGCTACCGCCGTGCCGGTGCGCGGGCTGACGCTGAACGTCAACGGCTCGTTCAACGACGTGACCTACCTGTCGTTCAAGGACGCGCCATGCCCGGCCGAATCCACCGGCGCGGCCACCTGCGACCTGAGTGGCCAGCGGGTGGCCGGGTCGTCGCGCTGGATCGGCAACGTCAACGGCGAATACAAGTGGCCGCGCAGCAACGGCATCGAGCCTTACGCCACGGCCAGCTACGCCTACCGCTCGGGCAGCGAAGGCACGCTGGACAACTCCGAGCTTGCGAAAATCGACGGCTACGGCCTGGCGAACTTCTCGGTGGGTGCGCGGATGGGCTATGGCGACGGCTTGGTCGACGCCTCGCTGTGGGTCAAGAACGCCTTCGACCGCGAGTATTACCTGGCCGTGGGCACTGGCTCCAACGGGCTGTACACCGCCTCCCCAGGCCAGCCGCGTACCGCAGGCATCACCCTTCGCTATGACTTCTGA